The following DNA comes from Methanothermus fervidus DSM 2088.
AGTATGTCTTCACTTGGTACATATCCTTCTTTTCTCAGCAACTTATTTAATTTTTCTAAAGATACTTTGTTTGACATTTTATTTGCCTCACATCATACAACATTACTTCAATTTATTTTTTTGCTAATATATCATCCAATACCTCAACAACTTTATCTATTTCTTCTTTTTTAATGATTAATGGCGGTACCAGCCTTATTACGTTTTCAGCTGTACAATTTAACAATACACCTTTCTTCAATGCATCTAAAACTATAGAATCACATTTCTTTGAAAGTTCTACCCCAATCATCAATCCATGCCCTCTAACATCTTCTATTATTTCATGTTCTAATTTTTTTAATTTTTCTTTAAAGTATTTACCTAATTTTTTGGATCTTTTTGGTAGGTTTTCTTCTATTATTATTTCAATAGAAGTCTTAGCTGCTGCACAAGCTAAAGGATTTCCTCCAAATGTTGATCCATGGTCTCCTGGTTTAAATGCAGATGCAACATCTTCCCTAGCTAATATAGCACCTATAGGAAATCCCCCTCCCATCGCCTTAGCTAAAGTAACTATATCAGCCTCAACACCAAACAATTCTGAAGCAAACATTTCACCTGTACGTCCAAATCCAGTCTGAATTTCATCCAATATTAGTAATATGTCATTGTCTTCCGTTAATTCTCGTACTTGTTTTAAATAATCTTTTGGAGGTACTACAACCCCGCCTTCTCCCTGTATAGGTTCTAGTATGACTGCAGCTGTATCACTAGTTATTGCTTCAGCCATTGCATCTATATCACCAAATGGAACATGCTTAAATCCTGGAGTAAGTGGTTCAAATTCTTTTTTATATTTTTTTTGTCCGGTAGCTGATAAAGCTCCCAATGTTCGTCCATGAAATGAATTTTTAGCAGCTATTATTTCTTTTTTTCCTGTATATTTTCTTGCAAGTTTTATTGCACCCTCATTGGCTTCTGTGCCACTGTTGGCAAAAAATACTTTATCTAATGAAGATATTTTAGTTAATAATTCTGCTAGTTCAACCTGTTCTCTTGTGTAGTAGAAGTTAGAGCAATGAATCAATTTTTGAGCTTGGTGGCATATTGTCAAAACTAGTTTGGGATGTGCATGACCGATGTTGTTTACAGCAATCCCGGCAAAACAATCTATATATTCATTTCCATCAATATCCCATACCTTACATCCTTTTCCATGTGATAAAACGATAGGATATCTAGAGTATGTATTCATAATATATTTTCTTTCTAATTCCATGATTTCGCTTGCTTTCATTGACTCACCCATTAATTTTATACATCTTTATACATTTCAATGTCAAAAATAAATACTTAGGGGAAAGGTATCATGTTTTATACAAAGACATTCACAATAAAAACTGAAATAAGTCCTGCACATTATCCCAAATTTCTTGATTTCTTATACAAATATTATCTTTATCCCAACCCTAAGATCAATGTATTGGAATTTATGGATAATTTTTTGTTATTTAAATTTGATGATATTTATTGTAAGATTGTATGTGGAGAGGAAATAAATATTGAATTGTATTCTGAACATTTTGATGAAGAAAAAATAACAGAAATAGAAGAAGATTTGTTTATAGTAGTGAGATATTTTGAAGATAGCCTTAAGAAATATACTCTTTGTTTTTCTTGGGTTGAAGGCCAAGAAATAATACCAGAAAAACCTCCAACACGAAAAGAAGAATCTAAAGGTATTTTTGGAAATATTATATTGATATACATTTTGTTTTTTGGGATTAACATAGTTTTGTTTTTGCTTTTAGGATTTTATGCAGTTATTTTTATAATACTTCTCCAGTTCTTAATATTATTGTTTTCAGGATATTTGTATCGATGGATTGGAGATTGGATAATAACACCAAAAAATCCATATGTCCATATTTTAAAATATCAATTATCGGAGGATGAATACAAAGAATTTGAAAAAAAATTTGGTAAAGAAGCCATTGTAGATATAAAGAAAGAAATTTATAACAAAACATTGGGTGCTGGAAAGCCTTTAAAACCTGAAATTGGTGAAAAGATCCTCAAAAAATATGGATTTCGTTGTACTCCTCTTTATGAAACATCGAAAACTATAAATGTTTACGAAATTGTTAAAAAAGCTGCAGAAAAATTTAAAATACCTATTCCAAAAATAGTAGTGTCAAATACAATGGTTGCAAATGCAGCTGCAACTGGACCTAACACTAAACATGGTTTAATCATAATAACTACAGGTCTCTTAGCACAATTAGAGCATGACGAAATATTGAGTGTAATTGGTCATGAATTAGGACACCTTGTTGGTAAAGATCCCTTAGTATTGTTAGTGATAGTCTCAACAGAGTTTGTTTTAAGATTAACAGTGCTACTGCCTATTGTTATGATATCTCCTCTACTCTACATATTCATAGCAATGGCAATGATATTTTTCATTGCAAAATTCTTTGAAGCAAAAGCAGATTTATTGTCGGCGATATATATAGGTAAGCCCAAATCTCTAGCACAAGCCCTTAGAAAAATAGGATATCAAAGATTAGCTCTTGAACGTGAGCCTCATAACAAAATTTTTGATTGGTTGAAATGGGATCCTCATCCTCCTCTCTATTTTAGAATAAAGAGATTAGAAAGTTTAAAAAACCCTAAGAAAATAAAAAATCCGTTAATAAAATCCATAAAAGATGTAATCAAAGGGTTTAAAGAATCATTTACAATGTAAGGGATTTATATGGATGGTTTTTACCCCACTAATCTTAAAAATGCTGTAATTTATGCTGCATTAATCTTAATATTGCTTTTTGTATATGGTATTTTTGGATCTATTTATATTATGCATTTAGGAGTTATTGATGCAATCTATTATACAATAACAACTGTCACTACAACTGGATTTGGTGATATTAGGCCAATTACTCCATCACAAAAACTTTTTACAGCCTCACTAGAATTAATAGGAGCTGGATTCTTACTTTATATTTTCACTTTAATGCTTTCGGTGATGTTTATGAGTTTTAGTGAATATGTTACAGGAGCTAAATTAAAAAGGAAAATAGCCTCAATGAAAAATCATTTTATTCTTTGTGGGTTTGGAAGAGTAGGATCAACAGCATTTAAAGAACTTAAAAAAAGAAAACAAAAAGTAGTAATAATTGAAAAAAATAAAGATTTGGTGGAAACAGAGTTATGGTCAGATCCTAACATAATTGCTATACCAGGGGACGCCACAAAAGAAAATGTATTAAGATATGCTGGGATCGAACGTGCAAAATGTATAATAATAGCAACAGGTAGCGATGTTGACAATCTTTTTATAACAATTGAAGCTAAAGAATTGAACCCAAAAATATGGATTGTAGCTAGAGCAAGTGAAAGAGAAAATATAAGTAGATTAAAAAAGGCTGGAGCAAATAGAATAATATCACCAGAATTCAGTGGAGGAAAAGACATTTATTTTGCAGCGATGGAACCTTTAATGATGAAAATAACTGTTAAACATGGCATGGAAAGTATAAAACGAGAGGCAGAAATAATATTTAAACATAATTGTACACTAGAAAACATTATGTATCATTTACCAGAATTTAGAGAACCTTTGAAAAGGAAAATAGAGGTTAGCGATCTTGATCACATAGAAAAGTTTTTATTTCAAGTTAAAAAAAATCCCCGCCTTAGAGAATCACTAAACAAAATGTATGAATCCACAAGTGGTGTACATTCACATTGGATTTCAGGTCCAAGCAAAGAAAACTTAGAAAAGGTAGTTGAGGATTTGAAAAAAGAAGGGATTTTATTAGGAGTTAATTTGGACGATGAAAAAATTAAAGAAATTACGAGAAAATATGGAATGTTGGCTGAAGTAATGGTAAAACCAGAAATCACAGTAGTAAATAAACATGGAATCGATGAAATAAGAGATGAGGCAGAGATAATACTAAAACATGGTTGTACAATTGAAGATATTGAATATTATATTCCTGGTTTTAGAGAACCTTTAAAGAGACATGTAGGCGCTGATTCTATAGAAGATATAGACAAATTTTTAAACACGTTAAAAAAAGATCCAAAAAAATATGATGCTATAGATAGACTCTACATGCTATCTGGAGGCGGTATACATAGTCATGTAATATCTGCTAGAAGTCTAGAATCTTTAAACAAAGTTGAAAAAGAATTAAAAGAAAAAGGGTTTCTTATTGGCGTAAATATGAGTTTAGGTGAAATAAAAGAAATGATTCAAAAATCTGGCACTGTGGTAGATATCTTAGTGCAACATGATGTCAAAAATTTAGAAGATAAAAAAACTGTTGTCAAATATGGTGGTAGAATTTTAACATCTAAACACTATCTCCCAGGAATAAGATATGTACTGACTCGAAAATTAAATTTAAAAACAATGGAAGATGTTAAAAAATGTGAGAAAGAATTAGAAAAACCAAGGGCAAGGCGTACTTTAACAGCATTGTATGAACTTTCTGCCAATATCCATTCTCACACCATTGTTACACCTAGTGCAGAAATAACAAAAAAAATTGAAGAAGAATTAAAAGAAAAGGGAATATTGTTAGGCGTTAATTTTCCTGAAGAAAAAATATGGGAAATGGTGGAAAAGGAAGCTGTTGAACCTTTCTGCGTTGATTAATTTTCTAGAATAAATCATGTAGATGTAGCTTATATTTGCCTAATTTACCTCCATAATTACCAGCGCTGATTTTTTTGACCCCTGGTACCTTACATGCAGCCTCAATTCCTACTTTCATAGCTTTTTTAACAGATTCCTCATCAATACCATCAATAACTATTTCATAGATACCATTAACATCTTCAGGAACTTCACTATCTTCAATTTCATCTTTAAGTGTTACACACATTTTTTCGTTTGTGGAGGCATCTAAGAAATCATATTTTTTAGATCCAACTTTTGATCCAGAAGCTACTATTCCACCTGGAAATGGTGTCATAACGCCTTCAACGGATTTTATAGCATCAACAGCCATTTCAGCAGCTAATAATGCTGAGCCCTGGGTTTCTGCCATTATAAAGAAGTTCCCTCCTGCTACTCCACTTTTTATTCCAAATTTCTCTTCAACAATGAATTCACCAGACATTATTGGAATTATATGTACCTTTCTACCTTGGACTTCCCCTTCTTTTTCATAACCATCTCCGAAAAATTTCAATTTGAATCCTGTATTTACTTTTTCTTCAGCATTTTCTAATGCATCAAATGCTGCTGCGGTAGGTGCTGTCAATATTGTCATTCCTACTCTCTCTAATAATTCATGATCTAATTTCTTTTTTGATGGATTACAAATTATAATTGTAAATCCTGGTCTTTGGTCTGGGGTATTTTTAGGAGGTATATATGTATCTATACCTGCTTCTGCAGGACATCCAATAACTGATGTACCATATCCTGTAGCTTCTCTAGCAGCTATTTTTGCTAATCGTTTACTAGCAGCTGTTACTAATATTCTAGAAACTTTTATATCAAATGCTTCAGCAAAAGTGTCTTCAATTTCCACACCATTTACTTTCATTTTACATCCCTCCTGCCAATTTTTCTTACATTTACTTATTTAAATACTTTTCCAACCATGTCTGATCCAAAATATGGCAATGTTGCTACTCCTAAAAAAATCGTGAGCCAAAAAGATATTAAACGCTCAACTATCGTTATGGCAGCACTTAATGGCAATGGTACTCCAGCCATAGAATAAAATAATATCATGAGACCCTCTATTGCTCCTAAGCCACCAGGGAAAATTGGTACCATGCTAACTAAAGTTGCCACTATCATAACTTCTGCAATTATTATTGGTGAAATATATACACCAAATGCCCAAAATACTGCCCAAATTCTTATAATTTCCAAAAACCAAATTACAAAGGACAAGGGGAGAGCAACATATATAACATTTTTATTTTTTATCATGAGTCTAACAGCATCCTGATATTTGACAATTGCATCACTTATTCTACTTTCCAGCTTACTCAACTTCTTACTTTTATGTTTGTAAAATATACGTGCTATGCGCATGATACCTCTCTTAACTTTTTTACCTAATTCTGGTTTCACTGAAACATATAAAATGATGAAAAATGAAAATACTACAGCGAACAACGTTATTAATAAACCTATCACAAGCCATAAAGAAAATCTAAAAACTAAAATCATGTGAAATAGTGAAATTATTGAAAGTAAAATTAGTGGGAAAGTATCTAATCCCTTATCTATTAAAACTGTTGCAAAAGATGACTCAAAGGGTGTTTTTGAATATTTAGACAATAAATATGCTCTTAATGCCTCTCCACCACTTTTTGCTGGAGTAATATTATTTGTAGCTAATCCAAGAACAAGAATTCTGAAAAGAGGTTGATTTTTGGTTTTAATTTTTGCTGCAACAACTGCTATTCTCCACCTAACCATCCATAAATAAAGAGTAAGCATGTGAACAGCAACAGCCAAAGACAAATAGAGAGGATCTGCCTTCCTAATATCATTTACGATTTTTTCTGGCCCAATAAAAATTAACATTAATCCTAGAAGACTGATACTTATTATTATAAGTATTATTGATTTTTTATGTTTCATATTACTCTAACTCAATTATTTTGGGCTTTAAAGTGTCTGGATCCAAAATTGCAATAGTTTTCTTCCCTGAAACATAGCCACATGTTTCACCAGGATTTATTAATAAAGTATTGTTCACCTCATCAATTTTAGCTTCATGTGTATGTCCTCTTACAACAACATCAAATTCTCCTGATTTTAAAATACATTTTACAATCCTTTCATCGGTACCATGAAGTAATGCTATTTTTAATCCTTCAAAATTTATGATTTTAAAATCACTTAGATCACATAATTTATTAAATGCTTTTCTTAATCCATCCTTTTCTCCATCATTGTTACCAAATACAGCCTCAAATCTCATTTTAAGTTTTTCAAACCTTGGCGCTGTAAATGGCGATATTAAATCTCCAGCATGTAATACAATGTCCACATTTTGTCTATTGAAAAATTCAACAGCCTTATCTATTGCATCTAAATTATCATGAGAATCTGCCATGATGCCTATCATGTCCTTTCCTCCCCGAATTGAGCTACCCCCTACGGAGCTTCCTACTTCATAGAGAAAACTTGCCCAGAGACTATATCTTTATATGAAATAGTCTTGAGTAGAGGTTTTCTCTCAGGCAGGCTATCAGGGCTACCCCATCCCCTTAACAATATTCTACATGCTGATATATAATATCTTTTAACTTATTCTTATAGCTTAATCCTTTCGATGTTCCTCTTGGATTTACTTTCTTAACTATCTTACTAGCTCTTTCAGCCTTGTAATTGTATGGGAAGTCATCTCGTATGAAAAAAGTAGTATGAAATATATATAGTTTTTTTCTAGGTATTATTGCATTGGAGAGAGAAAGAGTAAAAGAAGAGTTTGTATATTTTTAGAACAAGTGTTAGTTTTATATTTCATTTATATAATACTTTTCTTATTTCTCAATCCCTGATGGGGTGGAAATCTGTTTTTTTAATTGCTATTTTCTTTTCATTTTTTAACAAAAATTCTGTTTATAAAAAAGAACAAAAAAAGAAATTAAAAAATAAGAAAATCATTTCTCCGGCCTTCTCAATAGATATCCTGCTGCTATTAATGCAATCAATATTATAACACCAATTATTCCTGCGAATGGAATTCCTGGCTTTCCAATTCCTTTAGACACTGGTGTAATCTCATATGCTTTTCCTGCTCCTTTACCTGCTGCAGCACCTGTAATTCCTGCTTTACCTGCTGCTCCAGCAGCTTGAGCTGCTCCTCTTGCACCAACTTCACCACCAACTCTACCTGAAGGACCTGAAATTCCTGGTGAAACTCCCCTTGTTGCTGCAGTTCCAATTCCTACTCTTCCTAATGCAGTTGGAGCTCCTAGTTGTGATGGTGCTCCTGGAATTGAAGGTTGTGGTGTAGTTGTTGGAATTCCAGGGACTGAAGGTTGTGGTGTTGTTGGAGCTCCTGGGATTGAAGGAGCAAATGCAGCATTTTTTGTTGCTATATATAGCTGAGATCTTACTGAATTTAATAGATTTGGATTTACATAGTTTAATGCCCATCTTATCATAGCTATATTTCCACAACTGCAATCACAGCATGCTGGTCCATATCTGGCTATTAGAGCTGCCCATCTATTTGCAATTAATCTAAGAGTTTCTGTAGATGGATGCCAGAAGCCTTTGTGGGCTGCTGTAAGTAATGTACCTATGATGCTTATCATTGCATATGCTCTATTTCCAGTTGATAGCCATTGTGATACTCCAATGTTGTATTTGTCTTTCACATATACATCTACAATTTCATTCCACATCCAATCTTGGACTAGGTGAGGTGTTGTTACTTGCCATCCCCATAAGTATGCAACAAATTTATTACTTATGTATCTTGCACCACTGTAACCTTCCTTCATCATTCCTTTAATCCATTCTGGATTAAGATATCTTGTTCTCATTTCTCTTAGCATAAATTGTTGTAGTGACATTATTTGTGGAACTGCTGGATTTGCATAATAAAGTACATTAAGCTGAGGTGCTTTTCCACCATTTACTTTTTCTATTGCCATACTTAGTCCGCCGAAGTAATCATAGTAATCATCATTGTCAAGAACTCCATAAAGATTTGTTGACCTACTATGATATGCAACACTGACTCCCTTGAGTAATTCTTCAAATAAATCTTGCCTTGATAATCCCCAGACAGTGTTTGAATATGCATGTGACATTCTACGTAAGTATATATCAGCTAACTCACTTCTGTTTTGCCATGTCCATGCTTGTTCAACAGCATGGGTAATTCCAGCTCCATAGTCACCTACAGGTGGTGCAAATATTCTTGTTATTGCTGTGTCACCGTCAAATCCTTTTTTAACGAGTTCTACCCAATGTTTTGCAACATAATTTAGCTCTAATGGTTCTTTAAGGTCATATTTATTTAGAAGGTCTGTTAAATTCTTTGCTTGGTAGAATTGTCCTATTATTAATGGTTCCAATGCTTTATTTAATTCATCTTTTAATTCAGGATATTTTTCTGTTATAGTTGAATATGAAGCTGCTAATGCTATTCTAAATGCTAAATCCATTTTTGCTAAAAGGTTGGGGAATAGATCTCTGAACAATCCACTTGTAGTTGTGATTACGTCCACTCTTGGTCTCACTGTCACATTTGAAAGCCCCATTGATCGTCTAACTTTGTTTAAATCTTCAAGAAGTTTATTGAGTGGTGTTGGAACTAAATATCGTAAAGGTCCTCCACCAAGCCATGTTTTATCATTAGGTTTTGGTTCTACACCCAACATCCTTAATACAAATGATGCCATTGCCCCATCATCTCTTGCTGTTTCTACACACCAAACAACTGCTGCTATTTTTTCCGGTATTTTTTCCATTTGTGCTAATGCCATATCTGCTAGTCTTTTACCAAGATCCCAGGCGACTGGTGTTGGTAATGTATTATCATCTTGAGCATAGAAGTTTCTTCCTGTTGGTAATGAATATGGTGCTCTTACTGGATCCCCACCTCTTGCGGGTTCTATGTAGCCACCATTTAATGCATCTATAAGTGAATCCATTTCTTTACTAGGACTTATTTTTAATAATGAAGCATAAGTCATTGCAAGTGTTAATTTATTTTTCATGGCTTCTCTTAGTTTAACATCTGTTATGTTGATTGTCAATTCTTCTGGAGTTTTGCCTTTGAGCAGTTCTTTTATTAATGAAATTGTTTCATTATTTAATAATTCTGCTTGTGTCAATGTTAATTTCTTCCAATTAAAGCCATGTAAATCAGAAAGTAAATGTTGTATTGACGGATCTGATTCGCTATCTGGTGACAACATTGAAGAAACTAGCAATGCAATTTCGTCATCTGTCCAATTTTCTCCAAAACTATGTAATCCATAAGGCATTAAAGTTGATTGTAAGTTTATTAGATAATCATGGACCTTATCAATGTCTTCATCGGTGATATTCTCAGGATTTAAACCTAAATCTGTTGCAAGATTTAATTCTTTAATTTTTTGTCTTATTGCTTTAGCGTATTCATCTTTTAGTGGATTCCCTTCAGGTACTTTTTCATATAAATCAACAAGCCCTGCCAATTCTTTTAATCCACTGTAAAGTTTAGTCGTTATCATTGGCGGTGTTAAATGATCTACTATCACTGAAAGTCCTCTTCTTTTGGCTTGCATGCCTTCTCCTACACCATCTACAATGTAAATATAAATGCTAGGAGTTTCACCAATACATATGTCTGGAT
Coding sequences within:
- a CDS encoding phosphodiesterase, MJ0936 family (COGs: COG0622 phosphoesterase~InterPro IPR000979: IPR004843~KEGG: mth:MTH1262 hypothetical protein~PFAM: metallophosphoesterase~SPTR: O27330 Conserved protein~TIGRFAM: phosphodiesterase, MJ0936 family~PFAM: Calcineurin-like phosphoesterase~TIGRFAM: phosphoesterase, MJ0936 family), whose amino-acid sequence is MIGIMADSHDNLDAIDKAVEFFNRQNVDIVLHAGDLISPFTAPRFEKLKMRFEAVFGNNDGEKDGLRKAFNKLCDLSDFKIINFEGLKIALLHGTDERIVKCILKSGEFDVVVRGHTHEAKIDEVNNTLLINPGETCGYVSGKKTIAILDPDTLKPKIIELE
- a CDS encoding formylmethanofuran-tetrahydromethanopterin formyltransferase (COGs: COG2037 Formylmethanofuran:tetrahydromethanopterin formyltransferase~InterPro IPR014053: IPR002770~KEGG: mth:MTH1259 formylmethanofuran--tetrahydromethanopterin formyltransferase~PFAM: formylmethanofuran: tetrahydromethanopterin formyltransferase (Ftr)~PRIAM: Formylmethanofuran--tetrahydromethanopterin N-formyltransferase~SPTR: Q49168 Formylmethanofuran--tetrahydromethanopterin formyltransferase~TIGRFAM: formylmethanofuran/tetrahydromethanopterin N-formyltransferase~PFAM: FTR, proximal lobe; lobe~TIGRFAM: formylmethanofuran--tetrahydromethanopterin N-formyltransferase) codes for the protein MKVNGVEIEDTFAEAFDIKVSRILVTAASKRLAKIAAREATGYGTSVIGCPAEAGIDTYIPPKNTPDQRPGFTIIICNPSKKKLDHELLERVGMTILTAPTAAAFDALENAEEKVNTGFKLKFFGDGYEKEGEVQGRKVHIIPIMSGEFIVEEKFGIKSGVAGGNFFIMAETQGSALLAAEMAVDAIKSVEGVMTPFPGGIVASGSKVGSKKYDFLDASTNEKMCVTLKDEIEDSEVPEDVNGIYEIVIDGIDEESVKKAMKVGIEAACKVPGVKKISAGNYGGKLGKYKLHLHDLF
- a CDS encoding TrkA-N domain protein (COGs: COG0569 K+ transport systems NAD-binding component~InterPro IPR003148: IPR018054: IPR016040: IPR004173: IPR 013099~KEGG: mth:MTH1258 potassium channel related protein~PFAM: TrkA-N domain protein; Ion transport 2 domain protein ; 3H domain protein~SPTR: O27326 Potassium channel related protein~PFAM: Ion channel; TrkA-N domain; 3H domain), with the translated sequence MDGFYPTNLKNAVIYAALILILLFVYGIFGSIYIMHLGVIDAIYYTITTVTTTGFGDIRPITPSQKLFTASLELIGAGFLLYIFTLMLSVMFMSFSEYVTGAKLKRKIASMKNHFILCGFGRVGSTAFKELKKRKQKVVIIEKNKDLVETELWSDPNIIAIPGDATKENVLRYAGIERAKCIIIATGSDVDNLFITIEAKELNPKIWIVARASERENISRLKKAGANRIISPEFSGGKDIYFAAMEPLMMKITVKHGMESIKREAEIIFKHNCTLENIMYHLPEFREPLKRKIEVSDLDHIEKFLFQVKKNPRLRESLNKMYESTSGVHSHWISGPSKENLEKVVEDLKKEGILLGVNLDDEKIKEITRKYGMLAEVMVKPEITVVNKHGIDEIRDEAEIILKHGCTIEDIEYYIPGFREPLKRHVGADSIEDIDKFLNTLKKDPKKYDAIDRLYMLSGGGIHSHVISARSLESLNKVEKELKEKGFLIGVNMSLGEIKEMIQKSGTVVDILVQHDVKNLEDKKTVVKYGGRILTSKHYLPGIRYVLTRKLNLKTMEDVKKCEKELEKPRARRTLTALYELSANIHSHTIVTPSAEITKKIEEELKEKGILLGVNFPEEKIWEMVEKEAVEPFCVD
- a CDS encoding conserved hypothetical protein (COGs: COG0392 integral membrane protein~InterPro IPR005242~KEGG: mth:MTH1261 hypothetical protein~PFAM: conserved hypothetical protein~SPTR: O27329 UPF0104 membrane protein MTH_1261~PFAM: Uncharacterised protein family (UPF0104)~TIGRFAM: conserved hypothetical protein) gives rise to the protein MKHKKSIILIIISISLLGLMLIFIGPEKIVNDIRKADPLYLSLAVAVHMLTLYLWMVRWRIAVVAAKIKTKNQPLFRILVLGLATNNITPAKSGGEALRAYLLSKYSKTPFESSFATVLIDKGLDTFPLILLSIISLFHMILVFRFSLWLVIGLLITLFAVVFSFFIILYVSVKPELGKKVKRGIMRIARIFYKHKSKKLSKLESRISDAIVKYQDAVRLMIKNKNVIYVALPLSFVIWFLEIIRIWAVFWAFGVYISPIIIAEVMIVATLVSMVPIFPGGLGAIEGLMILFYSMAGVPLPLSAAITIVERLISFWLTIFLGVATLPYFGSDMVGKVFK
- a CDS encoding acetylornithine aminotransferase apoenzyme (COGs: COG4992 Ornithine/acetylornithine aminotransferase~InterPro IPR005814: IPR004636: IPR015424: IPR015422: IPR 015421~KEGG: mth:MTH1337 acetylornithine aminotransferase~PFAM: aminotransferase class-III~SPTR: O27392 Acetylornithine aminotransferase~TIGRFAM: acetylornithine and succinylornithine aminotransferase~PFAM: Aminotransferase class-III~TIGRFAM: ornithine aminotransferase; 4-aminobutyrate aminotransferase, prokaryotic type; acetylornithine and succinylornithine aminotransferases); protein product: MGESMKASEIMELERKYIMNTYSRYPIVLSHGKGCKVWDIDGNEYIDCFAGIAVNNIGHAHPKLVLTICHQAQKLIHCSNFYYTREQVELAELLTKISSLDKVFFANSGTEANEGAIKLARKYTGKKEIIAAKNSFHGRTLGALSATGQKKYKKEFEPLTPGFKHVPFGDIDAMAEAITSDTAAVILEPIQGEGGVVVPPKDYLKQVRELTEDNDILLILDEIQTGFGRTGEMFASELFGVEADIVTLAKAMGGGFPIGAILAREDVASAFKPGDHGSTFGGNPLACAAAKTSIEIIIEENLPKRSKKLGKYFKEKLKKLEHEIIEDVRGHGLMIGVELSKKCDSIVLDALKKGVLLNCTAENVIRLVPPLIIKKEEIDKVVEVLDDILAKK
- a CDS encoding peptidase M48 Ste24p (COGs: COG0501 Zn-dependent protease with chaperone function~InterPro IPR001915~KEGG: mth:MTH1817 heat shock protein X related protein~PFAM: peptidase M48 Ste24p~SPTR: O27845 Heat shock protein X related protein~PFAM: Peptidase family M48); protein product: MFYTKTFTIKTEISPAHYPKFLDFLYKYYLYPNPKINVLEFMDNFLLFKFDDIYCKIVCGEEINIELYSEHFDEEKITEIEEDLFIVVRYFEDSLKKYTLCFSWVEGQEIIPEKPPTRKEESKGIFGNIILIYILFFGINIVLFLLLGFYAVIFIILLQFLILLFSGYLYRWIGDWIITPKNPYVHILKYQLSEDEYKEFEKKFGKEAIVDIKKEIYNKTLGAGKPLKPEIGEKILKKYGFRCTPLYETSKTINVYEIVKKAAEKFKIPIPKIVVSNTMVANAAATGPNTKHGLIIITTGLLAQLEHDEILSVIGHELGHLVGKDPLVLLVIVSTEFVLRLTVLLPIVMISPLLYIFIAMAMIFFIAKFFEAKADLLSAIYIGKPKSLAQALRKIGYQRLALEREPHNKIFDWLKWDPHPPLYFRIKRLESLKNPKKIKNPLIKSIKDVIKGFKESFTM